Proteins encoded within one genomic window of Oncorhynchus masou masou isolate Uvic2021 chromosome 1, UVic_Omas_1.1, whole genome shotgun sequence:
- the LOC135547444 gene encoding cytochrome b-c1 complex subunit Rieske, mitochondrial-like, translating into MMSLAARSGVFSPYLQATNYAVAGPLKALIPGVVVKGEKVLVDTKKPFLTRESLNGQSPKTGPAVSVSINAKAAVRFAHTDIKVPDFSDYRRPELLDPKKSSQESSESRKTFSYLVTGATAVVGVYTAKTVATQFLSSMSASADVLAMSKIEVKLGEIPEGKNMTFKWRGKPLFIRHRSEKEIAAEEAVDMAELRDPQHDKDRVANPKWIIVIGVCTHLGCVPIANAGDYGGYYCPCHGSHYDASGRIRKGPAPLNLEVPFYEFPDEDTVIVG; encoded by the exons ATGATGTCCCTTGCCGCTCGTTCGGGGGTATTTTCTCCATACTTGCAGGCTACGAACTATGCAGTTGCTGGACCCCTCAAAGCCCTTATTCCAGGGGTGGTTGTAAAAGGAGAGAAAGTGTTGGTAGACACGAAGAAACCTTTCCTTACCCGCGAGTCCCTGAACGGTCAGAGTCCAAAGACTGGGCCTGCAGTATCAGTTAGCATAAATG CAAAAGCTGCAGTCCGATTCGCTCACACTGACATCAAGGTGCCAGATTTCTCTGATTACCGTCGGCCTGAGTTACTTGACCCCAAGAAATCTTCTCAGGAGAGCAGTGAGTCCAGGAAAACCTTCTCCTACCTTGTCACCGGGGCCACAGCCGTGGTTGGTGTCTACACAGCCAAGACCGTGGCCACACAGTTTCTCTCTTCAATGAGTGCCTCAGCTGATGTCCTGGCCATGTCCAAGATCGAGGTCAAGCTGGGAGAGATCCCAGAGGGCAAGAATATGACCTTCAAGTGGAGGGGCAAGCCTCTGTTCATCCGCCACCGGTCTGAGAAAGAGATCGCCGCTGAGGAAGCTGTGGATATGGCTGAGCTACGTGACCCCCAGCACGACAAGGACCGCGTCGCCAACCCAAAATGGATCATTGTTATTGGCGTGTGCACCCACCTGGGCTGTGTACCCATCGCCAATGCTGGTGACTATGGCGGATACTACTGCCCCTGCCATGGCTCTCACTACGATGCCTCTGGCCGCATCAGGAAAGGCCCAGCCCCACTCAACCTTGAGGTGCCCTTCTATGAGTTCCCAGATGAGGACACAGTAATTGTAGGCTAA